The following nucleotide sequence is from Oncorhynchus clarkii lewisi isolate Uvic-CL-2024 chromosome 6, UVic_Ocla_1.0, whole genome shotgun sequence.
agaatggtcctgtatttggctccatccatcttcccatcaattttaaccatcttccctgtccctgctgaagaaaagcaggcccaaaccatgatgctgccaccaccatgtttgacagtggggatggtgtgttcagctgtgttgcttttacgccaaacataacgttttgcattgttgccaaaaagttcaattttggtttcatctgaccagagcaccttcttccacatgtttggtgtgtctcccaggtggcttgtggcaaactttaaacaacactttttatggatatctttaagaaatggctttcttcttgccactcttccataaaggccagatttgtgcaatttacgactgattgttgtcctatggacagagtctcccacctcagctgtagatctctgcagttcatccagagtgatcatgggcctcttggctgcatctctgatcagtcttctccttgtatgagctgaaagtttagagggacggccaggtcttggtagatttgcagtggtctgatactccttccatttcaatattatcgcttgcacagtgctccttgggatgtttaaagcttgggaaatctttttgtatccaaatccggctttaaacttcttcacaacagtatctcggacctgcctggtgtgttccttgttcttcatgatgctctctgcgcttttaacggacctctgagactatcacagtgcaggtgcatttatacggagacttgattacacacaggtggattgtatttatcatcattagtcatttaggtcaacattggatcattcagagatcctcactgaacttctggagagagtttgctgcactgaaagtaaaggggctgaataattttgcacgcccaatttttcagtttttgatttgttaaaaaagtttgaaatatccaataaatgtcgttccacttcatgattgtgtcccacttgttgttgattcttcacaaaaaaatacagttttatatctttatgtttgaagcctgaaatgtggcaaaaggttgcaaagttcaagggggctgaatactttcgcaaggcactgtaattatgtTTTCATGGACACACCTGAAATCAGTCTACCTGATGGGACTTAAATAAATGCTGAAAATCAGCcatcaaaataaatgttctacCACAGCGACCACGTTATTTTTGCGAATCTGAGTTCGGGCATATAATGTTTGTATGTGAACTATTTCAAAGATACTCGCACATAAGAGGGAGGCTTGCGCTACTGCTGCTGGCACATGTGCAGATCAAATACACAGCTGGAACGCTGATTTTAAGCTGTTTACATGTCCCAATAGCTTGAAAGATGGCTCAGAAAACCAGGTTTTAAGCAGTGTATGCTTACTTCGATTTTGACCTCACTCCCATTTTAAGATAAACAGAGTCAAGTGTTTACTTGACTATTGCCATACTCTGCACACttccataatcagtttaatatcaaattattagtgtgcatgtaaacgtacTGAAAATGTCATGGCAGACAGGATTACGTGAGCTGAAAGGGATACTTCGGGCTTTtgacaatgaggccctttatcgacttccccagagtcagatgaacttgtggataccagtTGTATGTCTCcttatgaaggaagttagaggtaatTACGCAAGCCaaagctaactagcattagcgcaatgattGGAAGTCTGGGTATTTACTAGCATGAGACACAAATTAGACATAAAAATGTTATCCAGAAGTTCATCTgattctggggaagtagataaagaacgtctttgccaaaatcccgaagcaTCCCTTTAACTGTTCTTCCATTCTAGGTGACACCCTGGACCCGGCCTGGTTGACCCTTCTCATGGATTCTAGTTTCCATGGCACCCTGTGTGGTCTGTGGGCCAGGGCAGCATTCCTCCTGCGGCTGCTAGAAATGTCTGATGACCTCCGGCCCCTCTGTGATCCCGAGAGTTTACGTAAGAACATCCAGGAAGTTCACTGTGTGCTCCGCCAGAACGGTGTCCAGATGCCCGCTGCCTTTACTGCAGCTCTGACTGGAGACCTGCCTTGATGATACAGTAGTCTGGTCCACACTGTGACAACAGATTGCCTTAGTTCTCCTCTTTGACGATCCAAGTCCAGAATGAATGACTCCATGGATACTGCATGAATTCCTACTGCAGCTACAAACAACGTGGGCATTGAATGTACTCTCTGTAGCTTCtgcactacagtacagtagcatTTGGCAGGCAGGTTCTCCAATTAGTTATGTAAAAGAACTGACTACAGCCAGATGAATGCAATGATCAGATTACTTGCTGCTGCTGATGAGGCCTGCTAAGTATTGaccagctatagagagcatctccTTACACCTACTATGCCTGAACTGAGAGTGTCTTTACTGATCCAAAGAGCCTCTTAGAACATCTCTGTTGATACTATTGTGTATTTTATTTACTATGTTAATGCATTTGCATGTCTGTAATCATGATGCAGCCATGATGCAAGTATTTTTGTATGGTTTTAAAGGATGAATGTTTAATTTTATAGATTAAATAATCTATTAAATTGGGGTTGTCCTCTCTTTTCTGTAGGCTTTTATGTTTAGGATGTCTTTATCTGTTGCCCAACATTAAATCCCTCTGTTGTGCTTGAACAAGGCCCCTCTGTGAATTCTCAGACCGGTTCCAGCTGTCTCAGTCTGGTTCCAACTGCCTCCGACCACTCCTGGTATATCTGTCATACCACCAGCAGCCACAGCAAGGCGCCCTCCTTCATTCTACTCTATAGTAGGCTACGTTGCCTTTTCTTCTCTCCTGCTCATCTTTCCGCATTAGCCACGTCTTATTGGGCTTCATCTGCAGCAGTGGGAGACAGACAGTGATGTAATGCCGGCGGCCGtcgggagtagaggcagacagacaggagggttgGTGAACAGAATGGGCATACAAGGCTTTATGCTCCATTAGTGGCCAGTCTCCTGCCTGGATAAGTGTCCATTGTCAGACTGCCTGCTTCCCTCAGATGATTGACTGTACTGTTGCTGGTTGCCGTGCAACACCCCACACTAGAACAGTCTTACACCATTATCACAGCAGTCTACTCCTTTTTGTTCTATTGGTGGCAGGCAAATATTTGAACGGCTACTGTTCACACTCTTTAgaagtgtttgtgtgtacattggGCCTGAATGACCTTTCTAATATGTCCTTGTAGACTGTTGGAGCAGGCATTATAAAGTAGGACTGTTTCTGAACTGGTCATTTTTTCCCCTCCTGTGTTAATTACAATGTTAACATACAGGTCTAAGAGCAACTGGGTGACATGTTAGCCAGTTTCTTTACCAGTTCCCTATTCACTTACTTTATGTAACCACTTAATGACTCATACGTGGGAATTATGCAGTACGTGTTCCTCAGACACGTCTTAGAAATGAGAGATAATCCTATAGGATTTATGTGTCTGAGAGCAAACCACAGCAGGCTTGGAGTAGGAACAGTACCAGAACACTTAAAGGTAGGTCTGCCGACTTACCCACTGTGACACCCGGCACTGAGGTTCAAGTGCTtttaaaacaaacagaaaaaaagATCTGTGAACTCTGTGCTAGTTCCAGACAAAGATGGACAGATAACATGTTCTGATTTCTGTCCTTGAGTCTTCCTGAACTAGAACATACATATAATgaaattaattaaaaaaacatGACTCGCCTAATCTTATAAACAACAATTTCCCATTTTCTTATTTcagtgttttttccccctcatctgtCTAACAATGACCTATTTAACTGTCCAAATGGTTTTCCATTGGAAACGTTCCATACATAATTAAGAAAAGGAAAGTTGGGCCTTttctggaaggtgtgtgtgtgtgcgtacgtgcttCCTGCACTCTGGCGAGGGTTTAATAGGAACCTGGAGGCTGTCCGTCTGGCCTTATTAGAGCTTTTGTTACCATTTCCCTGAGACCGAAGGTTTACCTGGATACAGCCTTGGAGGTTTCATTAAGTCTGTGTCCAGGTAATGAAATGATTAGACACTGCAGACAGGAACAAGTATTTTATGAGCTGAGTGTTCCATTAGTGTCACAAGGAATCTTCTCTAACTGACATTCTGCCAGTCAGTGCAGTTCTGGTTAAGGAAATAATAAGAGTGAACATTCACACTTTACTCAGCATCAACACAACGTGATTTAGGTCAACTCAATGTAAAGTTAATAAATATACGAAGTCTGTCCGTGTGAGATTGGTTTTTAGGACTGACAATTAAGTAATATACTGcattagagagtgtgtgtgtgtgtgtttagatgaaccagagagagaactgGGTGTGAGAGAGTATTTGTATTGGCATGGGGAAGAAAGACGGAGTGACTATAGTATGGGATAGAGAgtacgagagagagggagagtgtttgTATTGGTAATTGTTTGAAAGCAGGGTGACGTTTGTTTGAAAAGCGGCTGCTGAGTGAATGAGTCATGCTCTGCCAGTGGCCTGTGGCTCTCTCCTTCTGCTGTGGTCAGCCAACAATGACAGGGGCCTCTCTCCTTTGAGCACCCAGCTGCCTGTACAGGGAGAGGGGGCAGCATTTAACATCGGCCCCCTCCAGTCCCCATGGCCTTCTGATGTCCTGTCAGGGACCGAGGCTGAGGGAGAACATGgcggagagaggggggtgggtggtGGAGGAAGGTTGTGTGGAGGGAGCAAAGGGCATAGCTTTGTACTTGTCAcattcgccgaatacaacaggtgtaggtagaccttagtgaaatgcttacttacgagcccttaaccaacaatgttttaagaagttaagaaaaataagtgttaagtaaaaatagATAAGTATAACACTTAAAATAAaattaacaagtaattaaagagcagcagtaaaatagcaatagcgaggctatatacggggGTACCCGTACAGAGTCTATGTGTGGGGGCaacggttagtcgaggtaatttaggtaatatgtacatgtaggtagagtaattaaagtgactatgcataaataataacagagagtagctgcaatgcaaatagtctgggtagccatttgattagatgttcaggagtcttatgacttgggggtaataattgaggtaatatgttaaGTGTTGCAAGTCAAGTCTATTACCAGCACTCATACTTTATAGTGTGAGTCTTTTGGGGTAATCTTTGGACAGCTCAGGAAGGCAGAGAGGCTTTTTGAGAGATACAGTGGGACGGTGTCTGGACTCTGGGCAGTCTCTATATTCAGAGTGTTGTTTTGTATGCTGGTGAAGTAGGGCAGGGGGGAAATCTATGATAAGTTCCGTAATGTGTTCCTTTGGGCCTAGTGGGCCAGCAGGCCGAATGGGGAACAAACAAGGGAGAAGTGTTTCAATGCTGTTACTCTAAGGAGCTTCTCATTGTTTCATTTTCTGCAATTCATTTTGCCACGTCTCCTGCAGCCGATAATGTAGTTGGTGGGGCAGTGGGTTGGCTTTGCTCTGTGCTGCCAAAGGAGGAGATCACCTAAATCTTACCATCAAAAGAAGATTAGAAAAAAGGATGATACAATTGATCAGTTGGATCAGTATAACAAGGCCATCTAAAAACCTTTTCATTTAACACAGTTCATTCAAATCAACAGATCCTAAAGGAACCATATATTATTTACTTATACAAACTACATTTTAGCTGCTCAAACATCAAGAGAAACAGTGAGTTATTCAAATCGTATAACTACATGACGATACGATATTAAAAGGTGTACTATTCAGTGCCGAGTAACCAATCTGAGCATGTCAATTTGGTCCCAATGGATGGAGCGAGTTTCTGAGTGGAGCACTTTTGGCTCTACGTCTAGGACATTGAAAAGGGCAGAGCGCCGCAGCTGCCGCTGCCCGGTACTGCAGTGCAAAGGGGCGTTCCTTgtccgagagagcgagagagagaggctgtttaCGAAGAAAACAGATCTTGCTTTGACAAGAAGAAGGGCTCGtctgcagagaggagagcagtttGACTGAATTATTCAGCATAGGCTCTTCCACAACAAAACATATTGTTCTTTTTAAATAACCCATCTATTTCCTTTCGTGCACTGATCATTTTTGGTTTTTATTCATCCTGTCGACGGAATGTTTTTATCGCTGCACTTTGTTTTGCTAAGCATTGCTTTAGCGGACAGAACACCCAATGCTGAAGGTAACACAATACTCTTATTATGACGACTGAAAAGCAATGCCTTTGTTCACACTAGTCTATTTATTATTACATataatgtttatttgtttttgttatATACTCAATATACTCCCTTTATCAGTTAAGAATCGTATTACATTATCGGTTACATTATGACTTAAGACCTGAGAAATTGAGTCCAAGAAAATGCaagttctaaaatgtatttgtttacaACAAGGAGATTCAAGAATACATTTTGTGTTGATAATTAATATGAATGTACGATTACAGCACTTTCGTGGCAATTCCTTGTTGAATGTGTTACTTCTAGATTCTGCACTTACAGTATGTTGATGTTTTATTTGCTATTAATTTCTCCTCTTTATTTTCAACTGAACATGTTAATTTTTCCATAAATCAATGTGTCCCCAGACTGCATCAAATCCAACGGTGTAGAGTACAGAGGGGAGCAACAGAGCTCCTACACAGGACTAACCTGTCTGAACTGGACCAACACAACCCGGGACTATGATGTTATGGCGTATAGAGATTCACAAATGGGTAAATTACATTGTCATTTCATGACACAATCAAACATGTAATATACCATCAAATTGATAGTTCATTGATTTGGCAAGTTCTCACCGGCCACCATTGCTGGGGTGTTCACTAGAAGTGCCCTGGTTTAAATGGCACATTTGTTGTGATGGTaaaaatgtttgtttggttatagATGTTCCTGACACGAGTGTATAACTCGAGGCTCTagtctctctgtgtgggttatATTAGTAAGGTCAGGGTTGATGCATTTCAATATTGTTGGCAAAATACAGAGCCAGAGCATGCATTTCAGTAGTACAGTATATTTCATACCCTTTGTGTTCATTATGCAAGCTTGTAATGAATTATACCGTGAGGGTTTTTCCACCCGTGAGGAACAGTGAGGATGTTGATGTCCTTTTCTTCATGCTCTGTAGGTATTGGGGAACATAACTACTGCCGTAACCCAGACTCATCTGAGAAGCCCTGGTGCTACGTGACTGGCCCAGATGCTGAGGCACAGAGACAGTCATGTGACATTGACACCTGCAAAGGTATTTAGCTTCCCAGTCATAAAAAAAGTAATAATCGGTCTAATAGAAATAAACATATACCTGGCAGAGGGAATATATATTATGCACACACATTGAAATGTAGGTCAGGGCTGGGTAAAAACACATTATTGGATGAGGAGGGGGGCTACTTCCTCTGCCCTTCCCTAAATGTATTCCCAAAGCAGTTCTCGGAAAGGAAAGTCACTGTAGTTGAGAAATCGCTAACTTTAAAGAGgtgaaatgtaaatgtttttctCCGAACTAACCCTGTGAATGTTATTATTAAGGTGCGAGGCTCTAGAAGTGTTATGGTGGGAATGTCCCCCTAAGAGTTGGCCTTGAGAACCAAGTAAACTAATGGGAGGCGTGTCTTTCTTTCTCGGGAACCTAGAATGTATTTCTTCTCAAGTTCTAGGAGGCaagttctaaactgacttgcttagttaaataaagaatatatatataaaaaaaaagggAAACTAGAGATCTTTAGCTGAAGATTTTTAGACAAGAGATATCTGTAGTTATTTTTTTATGGTTATGCATTTATACACAAACTGCtgcattttatttttaataacccTGCTGATTAGGCATATCTGGAGAAGTTTCTTCTCCCATGTGAACAGCTGTGAGAGAAGTCAATCCACCATGAGGCTGTTTCCTGGGGGTTTGATCTTTGACCTCTCATTGTCTGGGAAGACAATACATGTCAAACAATAACAAGGGCCCTGTCCTTAAGGAACCTGCAGATGCTACATTTTAAAGAGCCATAACTTGTTAGGCAGGCGGCTGCCTAAAGTTAGGTATAAGCCTGAAACTCTTACTCAACCCATTGGTGGAAATGAGACCTTTCCCATGGAGACAGCAGGCAATTGGCTAATGCTGGCTATGACCTCATGTTCTTTAACTCCAGCAGAGTTGGATAAACACCTTTTTTGGAGAGCAGATGTTGACATCCGCAGCTGCAGTTTCCTTTTCCCTGAGACTGCGATCACGTCACGTGTAGTGCGCTTCTGCCCCATTGTGCTGTGAAATGGCTGTCATTTTTGATTATGCATTTTCTTTATAGAACTGCTTCCAAAGTAAACAAATTAGACTAATCCAGTAGCGCTCCTGCCCATCTGAGGATAGCCTCTGTGTCAACTTTATTGATGTCAAACAAGGCAGTGATTAAAAACCATGCTACTTACTACATGGAACCAAGTGGAAATTAGTTTCCTCCTCTATTCACTCATTTATTTTATCTCAATGTTGATTCTACAATAAAGCACGTAAAGAGCCTCTTCTGGCCGGCCTGGGAAATGTGAATCATTAaacaagaaatagagttaaaactATTACTATCATGTgtcctaaagtacagaaacccaaaTACAACATCGGAAAAAACAGAAAGCAAACTTACATGGCGGTTGGTCAGTGTTTGGGGACTGGATGTTGATCATATTGTCTCCACAGACGAACCCTCTACAGAGGCAGAAGCAGGCCCCCTCACCACAGCACAGACAGAGATCTTTGAGCCGGCCAAGTCTGGGCTTGCCCAGGGAGGGGGTAATGCGGTCCAGCCAGTCATGGGCATCATCCAGAGGGTACGCACAGGACCCAAGAAGAAGAAGGACCTGGGCACTCTTGGTATGTCCTGATCTCATTGCTGAGCCATAGGGGAAAGGGGCGATGCCATAGGGCCATAACATGTGAGCCTAAAGGGACAGTATTAAAAAGAATGGGCCAGCTTGATGCAGCTCGGCTTGGTACAATGAGATGGATATAAATGGTCATGAGTTATAAAGGATTCAAAATATTCTCATAGTCATAACAGCATTATTTACCTCACTGCAAGTGAACTGCACTGATATGCACATTTtcaaatacatactgtatataaacttttgTGAATTCAGTTTGGTAACCAGAGCCGGTTTGTCATGTCTCTTTCAGGCTATGTGGTTGGCATCCTCATGATGTCCATTATCATCCTCCTCGGGGTGGGCATCACCTTCGGATACTTCTACAAGAGGTCAGTATCAGCCACTATGCTACATTAGGTGCTACAACTGGAGAGACAGCACATTACAACCCTAGCTATGTTTTACTACTTTGTTGGGTTGTATCACGTGGTATGTGTGAGTGACATAAGAACTAGAGCACATGGCGTGCACCACAAGACTAAATGGTGCCTCTCCGGAGAGTAGGAACACAATGTTTCATCGATTTGCAACAGATGCTTTGTTCTACTGCGAGAgagacagtggtgtagtggtgattCAAAACTGGAATGTAGCGTTGCACAGGCAAGTTTAGACTTGTCGTGTTCATGATGAAGGCGGCAGCTCTGAGTGCTTGGAACCTCTTTGGCGGAATGCCAGTGGGTGGAGGGAGGGCATgtgtgggcagtgggcacagaATGTTACCAGGATGTAGAGCAGTGTCACTCGGATGTAATGAGACCAACTGCCACAAAGACAACAACAACGTGAAAACAAGAAACGTAATGGAAAAACAAGGGAAGAGAATGCCTGTGGTCTGGGTATTTTAGGCACCCACGTTTGATTctgaaagagtagagagagagaggggggggggggggtaatgtgaTGCTTGCTTAGCCTCCTACATGTATAGTAAACATGCATCATCACATATTGATGGTGAATCCATGCCACCAATGATATGTGTATGTGTTGATTAGATCCATTTCCAATCATATGTACATACAGAGTTTTAGCCGTTTTCTTTCTCATGCAGTAATATTAGGTTTAGGGAAAAGGTACAGCCTCTGAAACCCAGGCTTGTCGAGTCAACGAGACAAGATTTGGAAGGATAGCCGCACAATAAGTAAATAGCGAAGGTTAGGAGGATTTGCTGATTCCTAACATGACATAACGCAGACCCAATGTGTAGAATCAGTGCTGTAGTGGGGCGTAGTGTCGCATAGAAGCAGGGGGCAGGAAGAGGCTCCTGGCCAACAGTATGGCATGTTCCCTGTGCCGGCTGGGGCTCAGCAGATAGCAGACCTCACAACACCCTCAGATTGTGTCCCGAATGGCACTCAATTCCcgacatagtacactactttttaccagagccctatatagggaatagggtgccatttgagacaactCCAGTCACCTGCCTGGACTGGGTTTGCTCATACTGCCTGGACTGGCTTAGCTCATACTGCAGCATGCTTGCCACCACCTACCCCCAGTCTCCATCAAAACATTCCCTTCCCTGTACCAGACCAGATACTGCCTTGAACCGCCCCTGTCATTTCTGCTACCTCAAGATTAATGGACACTGTTAAAAATACCCTCTTCCAATGATATGAGACTCAGCTTGGGACACTTAAAAATAGCCTCATCCAATGATATGAGACTGAGCATGGGACACTACCTCTCGTTCTTGTCATGAATAGAAATCAGGACCCAAGATGGCTCTCCAAGTGTTTTGAAAGATTATCCAGGCCAAAATAAGTTGCTGAGGCACGCTATGATGAGCCTCTGATTTAAAGCTGTGTTTTCCTCAGGTTAAAGACATTAGTTCTGCAAACTGCAGTGTGAAATAGCAACTGTCAACCTTATGTGTGTATATAATCTGCCCCAACACTATGATCAGTACCACACAGTGGCGGAACTAGAGTTTTATACATGGGGTGGCCAAGGCTACTTCAGGGGGTCCATAGACCATGACAGAAAATGAGTGTGTAATCCTAACATGGCATCTAAGGAGCATGAATGAATCGTATGATTACTGATTGGAGGTAGAAGTGATAATTCACGTAACGCGGAGTTcttcaatgtggcagatagtgtggtccaaaagggttacttcatataaagggttacttcactagaattctaTAACATACTATGGATAGTCAGTGTCTCTACCTCAGAACTGCAGctcaatttctttctctctctcacacacacacacacacacacacacacacacacacacacacacacacacacacacacacgagagactTGAATCACTCTGTTTTCATTCATATATAATCTGGGTCTATAAGTGTTGAACATCCAAAATAT
It contains:
- the LOC139410969 gene encoding phosphoinositide-3-kinase-interacting protein 1-like; this encodes MFLSLHFVLLSIALADRTPNAEDCIKSNGVEYRGEQQSSYTGLTCLNWTNTTRDYDVMAYRDSQMGIGEHNYCRNPDSSEKPWCYVTGPDAEAQRQSCDIDTCKDEPSTEAEAGPLTTAQTEIFEPAKSGLAQGGGNAVQPVMGIIQRVRTGPKKKKDLGTLGYVVGILMMSIIILLGVGITFGYFYKRGRDLKQQHDQRVYEREMQRITLPLSAFSNPTCELLDENTIVITAEKQTPTQDGMVGEGGDPLMGHQAGTPGA